The following are from one region of the Bradyrhizobium sediminis genome:
- the rsmH gene encoding 16S rRNA (cytosine(1402)-N(4))-methyltransferase RsmH: MNPAGPRHIPVLGRQAIEMLAPRDGGIYVDATFGAGGYSRAILDVAGTRVIGIDRDRTAIAGGFDLVDRSGGRLTLVEDRFSNLAEICAAQGASAVDGVVMDVGVSSMQLDQAERGFSFRLGGPLDMRMGHDGPSAADVVARASEADLANIIYIFGEERHSRAVAKAIVAARKEAPITTTRALADIVSKVVWSRPGEIHPATRTFQALRIFVNEELDELHLALAASEHVLKPGGRLVVVSFHSLEDRIVKNFLVERARAGGGSRHLPEVNQAAPSFVILTKRPVTADDDEIAANPRARSAKLRAAERTAAPAHAGAALPAWPVLDDVMRGG, translated from the coding sequence ATGAATCCGGCTGGCCCACGTCATATCCCCGTGCTCGGCCGTCAGGCGATCGAGATGCTCGCCCCGCGCGACGGCGGCATCTATGTCGACGCCACCTTTGGGGCCGGCGGCTATAGCCGGGCGATCCTCGACGTCGCCGGAACCCGCGTCATCGGCATCGATCGCGACCGCACGGCAATTGCGGGCGGATTCGATCTGGTGGATCGATCCGGCGGCCGGCTCACGCTGGTCGAGGACCGCTTTTCCAATCTCGCCGAAATCTGCGCCGCGCAGGGCGCCTCCGCGGTCGACGGCGTGGTGATGGACGTCGGGGTGTCCTCGATGCAGCTCGACCAGGCCGAGCGCGGCTTTTCGTTTCGCCTCGGCGGCCCGCTCGACATGCGGATGGGCCATGACGGGCCGAGCGCGGCCGACGTGGTCGCCAGGGCGTCCGAGGCCGATCTCGCCAACATCATCTACATCTTCGGCGAAGAGCGTCACTCCCGCGCCGTCGCCAAGGCCATCGTCGCCGCGCGCAAGGAAGCGCCGATTACGACCACCCGCGCGCTGGCCGATATCGTCTCGAAGGTGGTGTGGTCGAGGCCGGGCGAAATCCACCCGGCCACCCGCACCTTCCAGGCGCTGCGGATCTTCGTCAACGAAGAGCTCGACGAACTGCATCTGGCGCTCGCAGCGTCGGAACATGTGTTGAAGCCGGGCGGCCGGCTGGTGGTGGTGTCGTTCCATTCGCTGGAAGACCGCATCGTCAAGAATTTCCTGGTCGAGCGCGCCAGGGCCGGCGGCGGATCGCGGCATCTGCCCGAGGTGAACCAGGCCGCGCCGAGCTTCGTCATTCTGACCAAGCGTCCGGTCACGGCCGATGACGACGAGATTGCCGCCAACCCGCGCGCGCGTTCGGCAAAGCTGCGTGCGGCCGAGCGCACCGCCGCACCTGCGCATGCAGGTGCGGCATTGCCGGCATGGCCTGTTCTCGATGACGTGATGAGGGGAGGCTGA
- a CDS encoding peptidoglycan D,D-transpeptidase FtsI family protein: protein MTGSAPTAVKPTEPWRQRLIRSLLYGRNVDRAAKARARVGLAILAFAAIYAVIGGRLVMFAIGADNHAARRTAAQDAIATARPDIVDRNGEVLATDVKSPSLFGEPRRIIDKDEAIELLTATLPDLDTGEVRERLSSKKGFVWLKREITPKQQQQIHRLGIPGIGFLRENKRVYPTGAEVAHLIGLVNIDNQGIAGMEKWLDNNGLADLHRAGFATDRLQRPVELSIDLRVEHALRDELLKAKDKYKAKAASGLVSNVKTGEIVAMVSLPDFDPNNPKEAHDPDRINRLTTGVYEMGSTFKALTLAMALDSGKANLNTLFDARGALHYGKFTIHDTHPLGRQITLSEVFTFSSNVGAARIALAQGVEAHKAFLRKMGQLDRLRTELPESTSPIVPKRWSELNTITIAFGHGLSVAPLQAVMGINAVMNGGYLIPPTFLKRSEAEARAIAKKVLKSETSDKMRYLMRLNAEIGTAKKADVKGYYIGGKTGTSEKVVNGRYSKKQVLNSFTAIMPADNPQFQVLVMLDEPKPLPETHGFITSGWNAVPTGGKVIERIAPLLGVEPRFDLPPSERLILAASKGSQ, encoded by the coding sequence ATGACCGGTTCCGCGCCCACCGCCGTCAAGCCCACGGAACCATGGCGGCAGCGGCTGATCCGCAGCCTGTTGTATGGGCGCAATGTCGACCGCGCCGCCAAGGCGCGCGCCCGTGTCGGACTGGCCATCCTGGCGTTCGCGGCGATCTACGCCGTGATCGGCGGCCGGCTGGTGATGTTCGCGATCGGCGCCGACAATCACGCCGCGCGCCGCACTGCGGCGCAGGACGCCATTGCCACCGCACGGCCCGACATCGTCGACCGCAACGGCGAGGTGCTCGCCACCGACGTCAAGTCGCCGAGCCTGTTCGGCGAACCGCGCCGGATCATCGACAAGGACGAGGCGATCGAACTCCTTACCGCGACGCTGCCGGATCTCGACACCGGCGAAGTGCGTGAACGGCTGTCGTCGAAAAAGGGCTTCGTCTGGCTCAAGCGCGAAATCACGCCGAAGCAGCAGCAGCAAATTCACCGCCTCGGCATTCCCGGCATCGGCTTCCTGCGCGAGAACAAGCGGGTGTACCCCACCGGCGCCGAGGTGGCGCATCTGATCGGCCTGGTCAACATCGACAACCAGGGCATCGCCGGGATGGAGAAATGGCTCGACAACAACGGTCTGGCCGATCTGCATCGCGCCGGCTTCGCCACCGACCGGCTGCAGCGGCCGGTGGAACTGTCGATCGACCTGCGCGTCGAGCACGCGCTGCGCGACGAACTCCTGAAGGCCAAGGACAAATACAAGGCCAAGGCCGCCTCCGGCCTCGTCTCCAACGTCAAGACCGGCGAGATCGTGGCGATGGTGTCGCTGCCCGACTTCGACCCGAACAATCCGAAGGAAGCGCATGATCCTGATCGTATCAACCGGCTGACGACCGGCGTCTACGAGATGGGCTCGACCTTCAAGGCGCTGACGCTGGCGATGGCGCTGGATTCCGGCAAGGCCAATCTGAATACGCTGTTCGATGCGCGCGGCGCGCTGCATTACGGCAAATTCACCATTCACGACACCCATCCGCTGGGCCGCCAGATCACGCTGTCGGAAGTGTTCACCTTCTCCTCCAACGTCGGTGCGGCGCGGATCGCGCTGGCGCAGGGCGTCGAGGCGCACAAGGCGTTCCTGCGCAAGATGGGTCAGCTCGACCGGCTGCGCACCGAGCTGCCCGAAAGCACTTCGCCGATCGTGCCGAAGCGCTGGAGCGAACTGAATACCATCACCATCGCCTTCGGCCACGGCCTTTCGGTCGCGCCGCTGCAGGCGGTGATGGGCATCAACGCCGTCATGAACGGCGGCTACCTGATCCCGCCGACCTTCCTCAAGCGGTCCGAAGCGGAAGCCAGGGCGATCGCGAAGAAGGTGCTCAAGTCGGAGACCTCCGACAAGATGCGCTATCTGATGCGGCTCAACGCCGAAATCGGAACCGCCAAGAAGGCCGACGTGAAGGGCTACTATATCGGCGGCAAGACCGGCACCTCGGAAAAGGTCGTCAACGGCCGCTACTCCAAGAAGCAGGTGCTGAACTCCTTCACCGCGATCATGCCGGCCGACAATCCGCAGTTCCAGGTGCTGGTGATGCTGGATGAGCCGAAGCCGCTGCCGGAAACCCACGGCTTCATTACCTCGGGCTGGAACGCTGTGCCGACCGGTGGCAAGGTGATCGAGCGCATTGCGCCGCTTCTGGGGGTCGAGCCGCGGTTCGATCTGCCGCCGTCCGAGCGCCTTATTCTTGCGGCATCCAAGGGAAGCCAGTAA
- the ftsW gene encoding putative lipid II flippase FtsW gives MISREERTPLSEWWWTVDRLLLAAIIALILGGVILSLAASPPVATRIGLDPFHFFNRHVLFLLPSFIVLIGVSFLSPRQIRRAALIVFTVSVVLIVATLLIGPEVKGSRRWITLIGVNIQASESAKPAFVVLAAWLFAESARRPEMPATSMAMALLLTLVALLVMEPDFGQTMLILMVWGALFFIAGMRMIWVLGLAGAAGAGLFGAYLFVPHVAGRIKRFMNPASGDTFQVDTAMEAFSNGGWFGLGPGEGIAKRSLPDSHTDFVFAVAAEEFGIILCLALLALFAFVVIRALTRAYATEDMFARFAASGLAILFGVQAAINMSVNLQLIPAKGMTLPFISYGGSSIISLAYGVGMMLALTRHRPRTEMASIGDANAKAAPNYA, from the coding sequence ATGATCTCCCGTGAAGAACGCACCCCCTTAAGCGAATGGTGGTGGACCGTCGACCGCCTGCTGCTGGCGGCGATCATCGCGTTGATACTGGGCGGCGTGATCCTGTCGCTGGCGGCCAGTCCGCCGGTGGCGACAAGGATCGGGCTCGATCCGTTTCACTTCTTCAACCGCCATGTGCTGTTCCTGCTGCCGTCCTTCATCGTGCTGATCGGCGTTTCCTTCCTGTCGCCGCGGCAGATCCGGCGCGCCGCGCTGATCGTGTTCACGGTCTCGGTCGTGCTGATCGTGGCGACGCTCCTGATCGGGCCGGAGGTCAAGGGATCGCGGCGCTGGATCACCCTGATCGGCGTCAACATCCAGGCCTCCGAATCCGCCAAGCCCGCTTTCGTGGTGCTGGCGGCGTGGCTGTTTGCGGAATCGGCGCGGCGGCCGGAGATGCCGGCCACCTCGATGGCGATGGCGCTGCTGCTGACGCTGGTGGCGCTATTGGTGATGGAGCCCGATTTCGGCCAGACCATGCTGATCCTGATGGTGTGGGGCGCGCTGTTCTTCATCGCGGGCATGCGGATGATCTGGGTGCTGGGACTGGCGGGCGCCGCGGGCGCCGGGCTGTTCGGCGCCTATCTGTTCGTGCCGCACGTCGCCGGCCGCATCAAGCGCTTCATGAATCCGGCCTCGGGCGATACCTTCCAGGTCGATACCGCGATGGAAGCCTTCTCCAACGGCGGCTGGTTCGGGCTCGGGCCGGGCGAGGGCATCGCCAAGCGCAGCCTGCCGGACAGCCACACCGATTTCGTATTCGCGGTGGCGGCGGAGGAGTTCGGCATCATCCTTTGCCTGGCGCTGCTGGCGCTGTTCGCCTTCGTCGTGATCCGAGCGCTGACGCGCGCCTATGCCACCGAGGACATGTTCGCGCGGTTCGCGGCTTCCGGCCTGGCGATCCTGTTCGGGGTGCAGGCCGCGATCAACATGTCGGTCAATTTGCAGCTGATCCCGGCCAAGGGCATGACGCTGCCGTTCATTTCCTATGGCGGCTCGTCGATCATCTCGCTGGCTTACGGCGTCGGCATGATGCTGGCGCTGACCCGGCATCGGCCGCGCACCGAGATGGCATCGATCGGCGACGCCAACGCCAAGGCCGCGCCCAACTACGCTTGA
- the mraY gene encoding phospho-N-acetylmuramoyl-pentapeptide-transferase, with the protein MFYWLIDLSNTVPGLGVFRTFLNVFRYITFRTGGAMVTGALFVFLFGPWIIDHLRLRQGKGQPIRTDGPQSHLISKKGTPTMGGLMILSGLVVSTVLWANPLNPYVWIVLAVTLGFGFVGFYDDYLKVTKQTHSGFAGRIRLLIEAVIALAACYALTRLGRVPFSTSLVIPFFKDIVLNFGWFFVIFGAFVMVGAGNAVNLTDGLDGLAIVPVMIAAASFGMIAYLTGNAVFSDYLQINYVAGTGELAVLCGAVLGAGLGFLWFNAPPASIFMGDTGSLALGGMLGAIAVAVKHEIVLAVIGGLFVLEAVSVIVQVASFKLTGKRVFRMAPLHHHFEQKGWTEPQIVIRFWIISVMLALAGLSTLKLR; encoded by the coding sequence ATGTTTTATTGGCTGATTGACCTTTCCAACACGGTTCCCGGTCTGGGCGTGTTCCGTACATTCCTGAACGTGTTTCGCTACATCACCTTCCGCACCGGCGGGGCGATGGTGACCGGCGCCCTGTTCGTTTTCCTGTTCGGCCCCTGGATCATCGATCATCTGCGGCTTCGCCAGGGCAAGGGCCAGCCGATCCGCACCGACGGCCCGCAATCGCACCTCATCAGCAAGAAGGGCACGCCGACCATGGGCGGGCTGATGATTCTTTCCGGGCTGGTGGTTTCGACGGTGCTGTGGGCCAATCCGCTCAACCCCTACGTCTGGATCGTGCTGGCGGTGACGCTCGGCTTCGGCTTCGTCGGCTTCTATGACGACTATCTGAAGGTGACGAAACAGACCCATAGCGGTTTCGCCGGCAGGATCCGGCTTCTGATCGAAGCGGTGATCGCGCTCGCCGCCTGTTACGCGCTGACCCGGCTCGGCCGCGTCCCGTTCTCGACCTCGCTGGTGATTCCCTTCTTCAAGGACATCGTGCTGAACTTCGGCTGGTTCTTCGTGATCTTCGGCGCCTTCGTCATGGTCGGCGCCGGCAACGCCGTCAACCTGACCGACGGTCTCGACGGCCTCGCCATCGTGCCGGTCATGATCGCGGCGGCGAGCTTCGGCATGATCGCTTACCTCACGGGCAACGCGGTGTTCTCGGATTACCTGCAGATCAATTACGTCGCCGGCACCGGCGAGCTCGCGGTGCTGTGCGGCGCGGTGCTCGGCGCGGGGCTGGGATTTCTGTGGTTCAACGCGCCGCCGGCGTCGATCTTCATGGGCGACACCGGCTCGCTGGCGCTCGGCGGCATGCTCGGCGCGATCGCGGTGGCGGTCAAGCATGAGATCGTGCTTGCCGTGATCGGCGGCCTGTTCGTGCTGGAAGCGGTTTCGGTGATCGTGCAGGTGGCCTCGTTCAAGCTGACCGGCAAGCGGGTGTTCCGGATGGCGCCGCTGCATCATCACTTCGAGCAGAAGGGCTGGACCGAACCGCAGATTGTGATCCGGTTCTGGATCATCTCGGTGATGCTGGCGCTGGCCGGCCTCTCCACGCTGAAACTGCGGTGA
- a CDS encoding UDP-N-acetylmuramoyl-tripeptide--D-alanyl-D-alanine ligase — MSAAPLWTIAEVARVLGVSGAFPETSIDFVTQDSRLVKPGSLFVALSGTPSGGFVSSFASARDGWEFAANAEKAGAAVMIVPHRIDDVSVPQLVVKDTLLDGLWALGRAARARFKGPVIGLTGSAGKTSTKEFIAAYPGAYASPSSFNNFWGVPLTLCNANPAAAVWVVEMGMNQAGEIARLSDLTRPTVALVVNVQPVHLEKLGSLEAIRQEKVSIVRGLPSDGVLVLPAGIDAPEWRGKTIRFGGASEVRELKHSARGESWDVSAEVGGRQIAFSLTPGAPHRLQNALAALAAVHAAGLDETALAAELDDVGIMTGRGVEQTAGGAVLIDDSFNGNPASMAAALDSLKARPVKGGRRIAILGDMLELGVEAPAYHEGLAEHLAGIDGVYCVGALMHHLYRLLPAGQALGWHEDPATLEPRQIAGLLREGDVVVVKGSKKMFWVNKFVPRLAAALQTRA; from the coding sequence ATGAGCGCAGCACCGCTATGGACGATTGCCGAAGTGGCCCGGGTACTGGGCGTGTCCGGCGCCTTTCCCGAAACCAGCATTGACTTCGTCACCCAGGACAGCCGGCTGGTGAAGCCTGGAAGTTTGTTCGTGGCGCTGAGCGGAACGCCGAGCGGCGGCTTCGTCTCGAGTTTCGCCAGCGCGCGCGACGGATGGGAGTTCGCCGCAAATGCCGAGAAGGCCGGCGCGGCGGTGATGATCGTGCCGCACCGGATCGACGACGTGAGCGTGCCTCAATTGGTGGTGAAGGACACGCTGCTCGACGGCCTGTGGGCGCTCGGCCGCGCGGCGCGCGCGCGCTTCAAGGGCCCGGTGATCGGCCTGACCGGCAGCGCCGGCAAGACCAGCACCAAGGAATTCATCGCGGCCTATCCGGGGGCCTATGCCAGTCCGAGCAGCTTCAACAATTTCTGGGGCGTACCGCTGACCCTGTGCAATGCCAACCCGGCTGCCGCCGTGTGGGTGGTCGAAATGGGCATGAACCAGGCCGGCGAGATCGCGCGGCTGAGCGATCTGACACGCCCGACCGTGGCGCTGGTCGTCAACGTGCAGCCGGTGCATCTGGAAAAGCTCGGCAGCCTGGAAGCGATCCGGCAGGAGAAGGTCAGCATTGTCCGCGGCCTGCCCAGCGACGGCGTCCTGGTATTGCCGGCGGGAATCGATGCGCCGGAATGGCGCGGCAAGACCATCCGCTTCGGCGGCGCGTCGGAGGTGCGGGAGCTGAAGCATTCGGCGCGCGGCGAGAGCTGGGACGTATCGGCCGAAGTCGGCGGCAGGCAGATCGCGTTCAGCCTGACGCCCGGCGCGCCGCACCGGCTGCAGAATGCATTGGCGGCGCTGGCGGCGGTTCACGCCGCGGGTCTGGATGAGACGGCGCTTGCCGCCGAACTCGACGACGTCGGTATCATGACCGGACGCGGGGTGGAGCAAACCGCTGGCGGCGCCGTTCTGATCGACGACAGCTTCAACGGCAATCCGGCCAGCATGGCGGCGGCGCTCGACAGCCTGAAGGCGCGGCCGGTCAAAGGCGGCCGGCGCATCGCGATCCTGGGCGACATGCTGGAACTCGGCGTCGAGGCGCCGGCCTATCACGAGGGCCTGGCCGAACATCTGGCGGGTATCGATGGCGTGTACTGCGTCGGTGCGCTGATGCACCATTTGTACAGGCTGCTGCCGGCGGGCCAGGCGCTCGGCTGGCATGAAGACCCGGCCACGCTCGAGCCGCGGCAAATCGCCGGCTTGCTCAGGGAAGGCGACGTCGTGGTGGTCAAGGGCAGTAAAAAAATGTTCTGGGTCAACAAGTTCGTGCCACGGCTTGCGGCGGCCCTGCAGACGAGGGCGTAA
- the murD gene encoding UDP-N-acetylmuramoyl-L-alanine--D-glutamate ligase, with the protein MIPVTSFAGKTVAVFGLGGSGLASCHALKAGGAEVIAGDDSADNVAKAAQAGFMTADLRKVSWANFAALVLTPGAPLTHPAPHWSVLAAREAGVEVIGDIELFCRERRRHAPDAPFVAITGTNGKSTTTALIAHLMRFAGYDTQMGGNIGTAILSLEPPRMGRVHVIEMSSYQIDLCPSLDPSVGILLNVSEDHIDRHGTVEHYAAVKERLVAGVQPHGTAIVGVDDGWSRNTADRIERSGKRVVRISVKNPLADGIYVERETILRAAGGARTEIARIGGIGSLRGLHNAQNAACAAACALALGVSTEVLQNGLRSFPGLAHRMEQVGRRGNVLFVNDSKGTNADAAAHALSSFADIFWIAGGKPKLGGITGLAEFFPRIRKAYLIGEAAQEFAGTLGDRVPHEISETLDVAVANAARDAEASGLADPVVLLSPACASFDQYRNFEIRGAAFRDLVTALPGVKPVVVVAREGG; encoded by the coding sequence ATGATCCCCGTCACCTCCTTTGCGGGCAAGACGGTCGCGGTGTTCGGCCTCGGCGGTTCCGGGCTGGCAAGCTGTCACGCGCTGAAGGCGGGCGGGGCGGAGGTGATCGCCGGCGATGACAGCGCCGACAATGTCGCCAAGGCCGCGCAAGCCGGTTTCATGACAGCGGATCTGCGCAAGGTGTCGTGGGCGAATTTCGCGGCCCTGGTGCTGACGCCGGGCGCGCCGCTCACCCATCCGGCGCCGCACTGGTCGGTGCTGGCAGCGCGCGAGGCCGGCGTCGAGGTGATCGGCGATATCGAATTGTTCTGCCGCGAGCGGCGGCGGCATGCGCCGGATGCGCCGTTCGTCGCCATTACCGGCACCAACGGCAAATCGACCACCACCGCGCTGATTGCGCATCTGATGCGCTTCGCGGGTTACGACACCCAGATGGGCGGCAATATCGGCACCGCCATCCTGTCGCTGGAGCCGCCGCGCATGGGGCGGGTCCATGTCATCGAGATGTCGTCGTACCAGATCGACCTGTGTCCGTCGCTCGACCCTAGCGTCGGCATCCTGCTCAATGTCAGCGAGGACCACATCGACCGCCACGGCACGGTCGAGCATTACGCCGCCGTGAAGGAGCGCCTGGTCGCCGGCGTGCAGCCGCATGGCACCGCGATCGTCGGCGTCGACGACGGCTGGAGCCGCAATACCGCCGACCGGATCGAACGGTCCGGCAAGCGCGTGGTTCGCATCTCCGTGAAGAATCCGCTGGCCGACGGCATCTATGTCGAGCGTGAAACCATCCTGCGCGCTGCCGGCGGCGCCCGCACCGAGATCGCGCGGATCGGCGGCATCGGTTCGCTGCGCGGCCTGCACAATGCGCAGAACGCCGCCTGCGCCGCGGCCTGCGCGCTGGCACTCGGCGTCTCCACCGAGGTGCTGCAGAATGGCTTGCGCAGCTTTCCCGGCCTCGCGCACCGCATGGAACAGGTCGGCCGCCGCGGCAACGTGCTGTTCGTCAACGACTCCAAGGGCACCAATGCGGACGCCGCGGCGCATGCGCTGTCGTCGTTCGCCGATATCTTCTGGATCGCCGGCGGCAAGCCGAAGCTCGGCGGCATCACCGGTCTCGCCGAATTCTTCCCGCGCATCCGCAAGGCCTATCTGATCGGCGAAGCCGCACAGGAATTTGCCGGCACCCTCGGCGACCGCGTGCCGCACGAGATCAGCGAGACGCTCGATGTCGCGGTCGCCAACGCCGCGCGCGACGCGGAAGCCTCGGGGCTGGCCGATCCCGTGGTGCTGCTGTCGCCGGCCTGCGCGTCGTTCGACCAGTACCGCAATTTCGAAATCCGCGGCGCGGCCTTCCGCGACCTGGTCACCGCGCTGCCGGGCGTCAAGCCGGTGGTTGTCGTCGCCCGCGAAGGCGGGTGA
- the ftsL gene encoding cell division protein FtsL — protein sequence MRIIHLLVIAALVFAAAYVYRIKMESTSRTERVLRLHAEIREQRDAIAGLRAEWAKLDSPLRLQGLAERHLGLKPLTAAQYDSLKNLPERPPRFFKPGDPDPIGAMLETIDAAADASTVTGSVPAPGDRR from the coding sequence ATGCGGATCATCCATCTCCTCGTGATCGCCGCTTTGGTGTTCGCCGCCGCCTATGTCTACCGGATCAAGATGGAATCCACTTCGCGTACCGAGCGCGTGCTGCGGCTGCATGCGGAAATCCGCGAGCAGCGCGACGCCATCGCAGGCTTGCGGGCGGAATGGGCCAAGCTGGACTCGCCGTTGCGGCTGCAGGGCCTCGCCGAGCGTCACCTGGGGCTGAAACCGCTCACCGCCGCCCAATACGATTCATTGAAGAACCTGCCCGAGCGGCCGCCGCGCTTCTTCAAACCGGGCGATCCCGATCCGATCGGGGCGATGCTCGAGACCATCGATGCCGCGGCCGATGCTTCGACTGTGACGGGTTCGGTGCCGGCACCGGGGGATCGGCGATGA
- a CDS encoding UDP-N-acetylmuramoyl-L-alanyl-D-glutamate--2,6-diaminopimelate ligase, with product MRLRDLFSDDATLPPQAEAVVVSGLAVDSRAVKPGDLFFALAGSKTDGARFIDAAISAGAVAVAGDHPPPDGIGVPFVMTPNPRRALALSAARFFSRQPATIAAVTGTSGKTSVAAFTRQIWQRLGHESASIGTIGLVSPKRTVYGSLTTPDPIALHRQLDEIAGDGVTHLAFEASSHGLDQYRLDGVRIAAGGFTNLSRDHMDYHPDVAHYLNAKLRLFRDLVAPGGAAVISADHDCSQDVIEAARARGLRIVTVGSRGDGAGEGIRLAGADIDGFAQKLTLEHRGRRYPVRLPLVGAFQIENALVSAGLAIGTGSEPKAVFASLELLEGAKGRLERVAERNGAPIFVDYAHKPDALAKALQALRPYAKRRLVVVFGAGGDRDAGKRPLMGAIAAGNADSVIVTDDNPRSENPAAIRAAILSAARGASEIGDRAEAIRSAIAALQPGDALLIAGKGHETGQIVGNSTLPFSDHDAVASALASRVA from the coding sequence ATGAGACTTCGCGATCTGTTCAGCGACGACGCCACGCTTCCCCCGCAGGCGGAAGCGGTCGTGGTGTCGGGGCTTGCGGTGGACAGCCGCGCGGTCAAGCCGGGCGACCTGTTCTTTGCGCTTGCCGGCAGCAAGACCGACGGCGCGCGCTTCATCGATGCGGCGATCTCTGCCGGCGCCGTGGCGGTCGCGGGCGATCATCCGCCGCCGGATGGCATCGGCGTGCCTTTCGTCATGACGCCGAACCCGCGCCGCGCGCTGGCGCTATCAGCGGCAAGGTTCTTTTCCCGGCAGCCTGCCACGATCGCCGCGGTCACCGGCACCAGCGGCAAGACTTCGGTGGCCGCCTTCACCCGGCAGATCTGGCAGCGGCTCGGTCATGAATCGGCCAGCATCGGCACCATCGGGCTGGTGTCGCCGAAGCGCACCGTCTACGGCTCGCTGACGACGCCGGATCCGATTGCACTGCATCGCCAACTCGACGAAATCGCGGGCGACGGCGTCACCCATCTCGCCTTCGAGGCCTCCTCGCACGGGCTCGATCAATACCGGCTCGACGGCGTGCGCATCGCGGCCGGCGGCTTCACCAATCTCTCGCGCGACCACATGGATTATCATCCCGACGTCGCCCATTACCTCAATGCCAAGCTGCGGCTGTTCCGCGATCTGGTCGCGCCCGGCGGCGCCGCGGTGATCTCGGCCGATCATGATTGCTCGCAGGACGTGATCGAGGCGGCGCGCGCGCGGGGCTTGCGCATCGTCACGGTCGGCAGCAGGGGCGACGGCGCAGGCGAGGGCATTCGCCTGGCCGGGGCTGACATCGACGGCTTTGCGCAGAAGCTGACACTCGAACATCGCGGCCGCCGATATCCGGTGCGACTGCCGCTGGTCGGCGCATTCCAGATCGAGAACGCGCTGGTGTCCGCCGGGCTCGCGATCGGCACCGGCAGCGAGCCCAAAGCGGTTTTCGCCTCGCTCGAACTGCTCGAAGGCGCAAAAGGCCGGCTGGAGCGGGTCGCCGAACGCAACGGCGCGCCGATCTTCGTCGACTATGCGCACAAGCCGGATGCGTTGGCGAAGGCGCTGCAGGCGCTGCGGCCTTACGCCAAACGCCGGCTGGTCGTGGTGTTCGGCGCCGGCGGCGACCGCGACGCCGGCAAGCGGCCCTTGATGGGTGCGATTGCCGCCGGGAATGCCGACAGCGTCATCGTCACCGACGACAACCCGCGCAGCGAAAATCCGGCAGCGATCCGCGCTGCGATCTTGAGCGCCGCCAGGGGAGCCAGCGAAATCGGCGACCGCGCCGAGGCGATCCGATCAGCGATAGCGGCGCTGCAGCCGGGCGATGCGCTGCTTATCGCCGGCAAGGGCCACGAGACCGGACAGATCGTCGGCAACAGCACCTTGCCGTTCAGCGACCACGACGCGGTTGCATCCGCGCTGGCCTCGAGGGTGGCATGA